A window from Thiosulfatimonas sediminis encodes these proteins:
- the bamA gene encoding outer membrane protein assembly factor BamA — protein MVKMNQRNFKKTALITALSAALVIPSIANAFVVEKITVEGSNRIGFETINSYLPITKGQFLDADLTKQTIERLYKTGFFDNVAIYQRGQGELVIEVAERPSISEVKIQGNKLIETEVLEDALKSLGIKQGRIYNQLDLDRIIIDLKRRYQNQGYYAASVSIESTELARNRVDLLIKIVEGEPASMGRIALVGNEVFTDRRLKGLMDLSETGVFGLGDSYSKPKLEADMEKIRSFYLDRGYAQFKIASSQVSLSTDKTKVFTTINLQEGDRFTLSKVIFTGETILSQEEIDRITDVQVGDVFSRSKIIDAVNIIRERLSEEGYAFAEVTPDTIINPTEKTMDVTFKIEPKDRVYIRYIDFEGNTRTRDHVVRRELRQLESAPYSLKAVRQSQTRLERLGFFKSSKIETKRVSDDQVDLIVKIEEQPTGSFTAGVGFSQVDGISFNVGLSERNFIGSGNKLDLQINTSAARKTADIGITNPYFTEDNVSLGMGLYFREIDAEELEIADFTTNNFGVRASLGYPLSENNTIRYGLKADSQELVCAADFNACFDHIDQYGDKTNSLQASISWIHNTTNSFYFPSKGQKTTFTIETVVPGTSNSPFYKVFAEENLYLPMTKNLSLHLKGGLAYGNGYGDIDVLPFYENFYAGGIGTVRGYEPNSLSAKYDLNTDGSDRPIGGNTRVLATAEIISPVPFIEDSSNQRISWFFDAGYAFDGIDQVKFNDLRAAVGVGYSWITPVGPLTFSFARPLNAQENDDTQAFQFTLGTAF, from the coding sequence ATGGTTAAGATGAATCAACGTAATTTTAAGAAAACTGCACTTATCACCGCTCTTTCCGCAGCGCTTGTTATTCCTTCAATTGCCAACGCATTTGTTGTAGAGAAAATCACCGTTGAAGGGTCTAACCGTATCGGTTTTGAAACGATTAATAGTTATTTACCCATTACCAAAGGGCAGTTTCTAGACGCTGATTTGACCAAGCAAACCATCGAGCGCCTTTATAAAACCGGTTTTTTTGACAATGTCGCCATCTATCAGCGTGGTCAAGGTGAACTGGTGATTGAAGTGGCCGAGCGTCCTTCGATTTCTGAAGTAAAAATTCAGGGCAATAAACTCATTGAAACGGAAGTGCTTGAAGATGCTTTAAAAAGTTTAGGAATCAAGCAGGGTCGTATTTACAATCAGTTGGATTTAGACCGCATTATTATTGATTTGAAGCGTCGTTATCAAAACCAAGGGTATTATGCGGCAAGTGTCAGTATTGAGTCGACCGAACTGGCGCGTAACCGAGTGGATTTGCTGATTAAAATTGTCGAAGGCGAACCGGCTTCGATGGGACGTATCGCTCTCGTTGGTAATGAGGTTTTCACCGACCGTCGTCTAAAAGGATTAATGGACCTGTCAGAAACAGGTGTGTTTGGTTTAGGTGACTCTTACTCAAAACCTAAATTGGAAGCGGATATGGAAAAAATCCGCTCTTTCTATCTGGATCGCGGTTATGCGCAATTCAAAATAGCGTCTTCGCAAGTTTCTTTATCAACAGATAAAACCAAGGTTTTCACCACGATTAATCTGCAAGAAGGTGACCGTTTTACACTGAGTAAAGTGATTTTTACTGGCGAAACCATTCTCTCGCAAGAAGAGATTGATCGTATTACCGATGTGCAAGTAGGTGATGTGTTCTCGCGCAGTAAAATCATAGATGCGGTAAACATTATTCGTGAGCGCCTGAGCGAGGAAGGTTATGCGTTTGCTGAAGTGACGCCGGATACGATTATCAATCCGACTGAAAAAACCATGGACGTCACCTTTAAAATTGAACCGAAAGACCGCGTTTATATTCGCTATATCGATTTTGAAGGCAATACGCGTACTCGTGATCATGTTGTCCGTCGTGAATTGCGTCAGTTAGAAAGTGCGCCTTATTCACTGAAAGCAGTGCGCCAGTCGCAAACTCGACTAGAACGTTTGGGGTTTTTTAAATCCAGTAAAATTGAGACCAAACGGGTCTCGGATGACCAAGTGGATTTAATTGTTAAGATTGAGGAACAGCCAACCGGGTCATTTACCGCAGGCGTCGGTTTCTCTCAAGTTGATGGCATCAGCTTCAACGTCGGCTTGTCGGAACGTAACTTCATTGGTAGCGGTAATAAACTGGATTTACAGATTAATACCTCTGCGGCTCGTAAAACCGCTGACATCGGTATCACTAACCCATATTTCACTGAAGATAATGTCAGCTTGGGGATGGGCTTATATTTCCGCGAAATTGACGCTGAGGAGTTGGAAATTGCCGATTTCACAACTAATAACTTTGGTGTGCGTGCCAGTTTAGGCTATCCATTGAGTGAGAATAATACCATTCGTTATGGTTTGAAAGCTGATTCGCAAGAGTTGGTCTGTGCGGCCGATTTTAATGCCTGTTTTGACCATATTGATCAATACGGCGATAAGACCAACTCTTTACAAGCGTCAATTAGTTGGATTCATAACACCACGAATAGTTTTTACTTCCCAAGTAAAGGTCAGAAAACGACGTTTACTATTGAAACTGTTGTTCCGGGTACCTCCAACTCACCTTTTTACAAAGTCTTTGCTGAAGAAAACCTCTATCTGCCGATGACAAAAAATCTTTCTTTACATCTTAAAGGCGGGTTAGCTTATGGCAACGGTTATGGCGATATTGATGTTCTGCCGTTCTATGAGAATTTCTATGCGGGCGGGATTGGCACTGTGCGCGGTTACGAGCCAAACTCCTTGAGTGCGAAATACGATCTAAATACGGACGGCAGTGACCGTCCGATCGGTGGTAATACTCGTGTTCTAGCGACCGCAGAAATCATCTCACCTGTGCCGTTTATTGAAGATTCATCGAACCAACGAATCAGCTGGTTCTTTGATGCGGGTTATGCGTTTGATGGCATTGATCAAGTGAAGTTTAATGATTTACGCGCCGCAGTGGGGGTTGGCTATTCATGGATTACGCCAGTTGGTCCTTTAACCTTTAGTTTTGCTCGGCCGCTTAATGCCCAAGAAAATGACGACACCCAAGCGTTCCAGTTCACGTTGGGCACTGCTTTCTAG
- a CDS encoding chemotaxis protein CheV: MSTTLEQVEKTAQLSKNNQLSLMIFQVQFAKEDYHPPYYGMNVFKVREVLEGRSYPVAPMPDTNDLIEGMIELRGVYLPVIDLPHWMGFPMTPEEREKSIIIVSDFSHNFVGLRVSHIFGVEEKNWSDIHPASNYNVNVNTNQIINHTYLENSKTLCFILDIEKLLIEAMPTMAEKIFTSAREIDPSANSFSDDITSRTILFAEDSKSIQKYMGMVFDQLGLRYLPFNNGRLLLDYVDKLDDMSEISMVFTDLEMPVASGHTVIKELRSKPKTRNIPIIVHTSMTSENNSREVLELGASYFIGKVDTDLIVDTINKVQEAFYKK, encoded by the coding sequence ATGAGTACTACGCTAGAACAAGTCGAAAAAACCGCTCAGTTAAGTAAAAACAATCAGCTTAGTTTGATGATTTTCCAAGTACAGTTTGCAAAAGAAGATTATCATCCGCCGTATTACGGGATGAATGTCTTTAAAGTGCGCGAAGTGCTCGAAGGGCGCAGCTACCCAGTGGCTCCGATGCCGGACACCAATGATTTAATCGAAGGGATGATTGAATTGCGTGGCGTTTATTTGCCGGTTATCGATTTACCGCACTGGATGGGTTTTCCGATGACACCAGAAGAGCGAGAAAAGTCGATTATTATCGTTTCTGATTTTAGCCATAATTTTGTTGGTTTACGTGTGTCACATATCTTCGGGGTTGAAGAAAAAAATTGGTCTGATATTCATCCTGCATCAAATTACAACGTAAATGTAAATACCAATCAGATTATTAACCATACCTACTTAGAAAATAGCAAAACGCTTTGTTTTATTCTTGATATTGAAAAATTGCTGATTGAGGCGATGCCGACGATGGCAGAGAAGATTTTTACCTCAGCACGAGAAATTGACCCTTCGGCAAATTCGTTTTCAGATGACATCACTAGTCGAACTATTCTTTTTGCTGAAGACTCTAAGTCGATTCAGAAATACATGGGGATGGTATTTGACCAGCTTGGCTTAAGATACCTACCGTTCAATAATGGCCGTTTGTTATTGGATTATGTCGACAAATTGGATGATATGAGCGAGATTTCGATGGTTTTTACCGATCTCGAAATGCCAGTTGCGTCTGGCCACACGGTCATTAAAGAACTGCGGAGTAAACCTAAAACGCGAAATATTCCGATTATTGTGCATACCTCAATGACCAGTGAAAATAACTCGCGTGAAGTGCTTGAGCTTGGTGCCAGCTATTTTATTGGTAAAGTTGATACCGATTTAATTGTCGACACCATTAATAAAGTACAAGAAGCTTTTTATAAAAAATAA
- a CDS encoding OmpH family outer membrane protein, with amino-acid sequence MFKSLFVSLAMAVAVLFSTAYADDAPVKLGVVNVALLLEQAPQAGVATDKLKQEFAKEQSELKDLATKLDGEQKNYEKNKSVMSNTQRATKERELTMMTREIQRRRNDVQELINLRRNEELAKIQTLVNEAIQTIGEKQGFDLIMYEGIAYTNNRIDVTKDVLDYLKSESQKKRSDFNK; translated from the coding sequence ATGTTTAAATCTCTATTTGTATCGCTAGCAATGGCTGTTGCCGTGCTTTTTTCTACGGCATACGCCGATGATGCGCCTGTTAAATTGGGTGTGGTGAATGTCGCCTTGTTATTAGAACAAGCGCCGCAAGCCGGTGTTGCTACCGATAAGTTGAAACAAGAGTTCGCAAAAGAACAGTCAGAACTGAAAGATTTAGCGACCAAGCTCGATGGTGAGCAAAAAAATTACGAAAAAAACAAAAGTGTCATGAGTAACACGCAACGCGCAACTAAGGAACGTGAGTTAACCATGATGACTCGTGAAATACAGCGTCGTCGTAATGATGTGCAAGAATTGATTAACCTTCGTCGTAATGAAGAGTTGGCTAAAATTCAAACCTTGGTTAATGAAGCGATTCAAACGATTGGTGAAAAACAAGGCTTTGACCTAATCATGTATGAAGGTATTGCTTATACGAACAATCGTATTGATGTGACTAAAGACGTTCTGGATTACCTAAAAAGTGAATCTCAGAAGAAACGCTCTGATTTCAATAAGTAA
- the lpxA gene encoding acyl-ACP--UDP-N-acetylglucosamine O-acyltransferase, whose translation MIHPTAIIDAQARIAADVEIGPFCVIEGDVVIDSGSKLDSHVVVSGPTRIGKNNRFYPFGSIGAAPQDKKYAGEPTMLIIGDNNTFRENVTLNRGTVQDIAKTVIGNDNWIMAGVHIAHDCIVGNHCIMANNVALAGHVEVQDWAILGGYTLVHQFCRIGEHAFCGMGSVINQDVPDFVVVSGNIAEAKSVNLEGLKRRNFDSVQRTLVKRAFKIIYRNQLSIKAAISELQAQNDEKGTLDHLIAFLESSTRGITR comes from the coding sequence TTGATACATCCAACTGCTATTATTGATGCGCAGGCGCGCATTGCCGCCGATGTGGAAATTGGCCCGTTTTGTGTGATTGAAGGCGATGTAGTGATTGATTCCGGTTCTAAGCTTGACTCTCACGTTGTCGTTTCTGGGCCAACACGAATTGGTAAAAATAACCGTTTTTATCCATTTGGTTCAATTGGGGCGGCCCCACAAGATAAAAAGTATGCTGGCGAGCCGACAATGTTAATCATTGGCGATAATAATACTTTTCGCGAAAATGTGACCTTAAACCGAGGCACCGTTCAAGACATTGCAAAAACGGTTATTGGTAATGATAACTGGATCATGGCTGGAGTGCATATTGCCCACGATTGCATTGTAGGCAACCATTGTATTATGGCGAATAATGTCGCTTTGGCAGGACACGTCGAAGTCCAAGATTGGGCGATTTTGGGTGGCTATACATTGGTTCACCAGTTTTGTCGTATTGGTGAACATGCTTTCTGTGGTATGGGTAGCGTGATTAACCAAGATGTACCAGATTTTGTGGTTGTCTCAGGCAATATTGCAGAAGCGAAATCGGTGAATTTAGAAGGGTTAAAGCGTCGCAATTTCGATAGTGTTCAACGTACTTTAGTCAAGCGCGCCTTTAAGATTATTTATCGTAATCAGCTCAGTATTAAAGCGGCGATTAGTGAACTGCAAGCTCAAAATGATGAAAAGGGTACTTTAGACCATTTAATTGCCTTTTTAGAAAGCTCAACGCGCGGCATTACGCGCTAA
- the rnhB gene encoding ribonuclease HII → MNKQIDLFPITSRQVIVGVDEVGRGPLIGDVVAAAVILPEDCSLLLADSKKLSEKKRELLFERITEQALAYSIQVATPAEIDALNILQATMLAMRRAIEDVARQHPFDMAMVDGNRCPKIAHPCTAIIKGDSKVAAISAASILAKVYRDRQMYQLDQLHPQYGFAQHKGYPTAAHLKILQTLPLLDGYRASFKPVKALLEARQGN, encoded by the coding sequence ATGAATAAGCAAATTGATTTATTTCCAATAACGAGTCGACAAGTCATTGTTGGGGTGGATGAAGTTGGGCGGGGGCCTTTGATTGGCGACGTGGTTGCGGCGGCGGTGATACTGCCGGAAGATTGTTCGTTGCTGCTAGCGGACTCTAAAAAACTGTCTGAAAAAAAACGCGAACTCTTGTTTGAGCGTATTACAGAACAGGCCTTGGCTTACAGTATTCAAGTCGCCACTCCAGCAGAAATTGATGCCTTAAACATTTTACAAGCGACCATGTTAGCGATGCGCCGCGCGATTGAGGATGTGGCTCGTCAACACCCTTTTGATATGGCGATGGTTGACGGCAATCGTTGTCCCAAAATTGCGCATCCTTGTACGGCGATTATAAAAGGTGACAGTAAAGTGGCGGCTATTTCAGCGGCGTCGATTCTGGCAAAAGTATATCGTGATCGGCAGATGTATCAACTAGACCAATTACATCCGCAATACGGTTTTGCTCAGCACAAAGGTTACCCAACCGCCGCACATCTTAAAATATTGCAAACCCTACCGCTATTAGACGGTTATCGCGCCTCTTTCAAACCGGTGAAAGCTCTGCTTGAAGCCCGTCAAGGAAATTAA
- the lpxB gene encoding lipid-A-disaccharide synthase, with amino-acid sequence MNLIQEITDSAHHAMSNNLTIALVAGEMSGDTLGANLLQALKSRYPHARFIGIGGPKMIAEGMQSWYPMERLSVMGFFEVLKRLRELLVLRKQLIQRLIVEKPDVFIGIDAPDFNFTVEKKLKAHGITTVHYVGPSVWAWREKRLAKIKQAVDGVLVLFPFEPAYYHRYAIPVAFVGHPLAQQVPEIPDKARARTQLGFAVDLPLTAILPGSRMSEINQMTTPYLLAAAQVSHTCPRMHFVIPVVHQTAMAAIQQAIEILLKTEEISAEFVAKLHLLDGQAQLALEACDQALVTSGTATLECALMRRPLILAIKVHPLSYWIMSKLATTQWIGLPNILANRSIVPELIQAQATAPKIAQSLLALIDSVPLRQQQCSAFEIQYQQLKQPSADLAVEALRKWSRLDAVR; translated from the coding sequence ATGAATTTGATCCAAGAAATAACGGATTCCGCACATCACGCGATGTCCAACAATCTGACCATTGCCTTGGTTGCGGGCGAAATGTCCGGTGATACGCTGGGCGCAAATTTACTGCAAGCGCTTAAAAGCCGTTATCCGCATGCGCGATTTATTGGGATTGGCGGTCCCAAAATGATTGCCGAGGGGATGCAATCTTGGTATCCGATGGAGCGCTTATCGGTTATGGGATTTTTTGAGGTATTAAAACGGCTACGCGAACTTTTAGTGTTGCGTAAACAGTTAATTCAACGCTTGATAGTAGAAAAACCGGATGTATTTATCGGTATTGATGCGCCGGACTTTAATTTTACAGTTGAAAAGAAATTAAAAGCCCATGGAATTACGACCGTGCATTATGTTGGGCCGTCGGTTTGGGCGTGGCGTGAAAAACGTTTGGCAAAAATCAAACAAGCAGTTGATGGCGTCTTAGTACTCTTTCCATTTGAACCAGCCTATTATCACCGCTATGCCATTCCAGTTGCGTTTGTGGGCCATCCTTTAGCGCAACAGGTACCTGAAATACCCGATAAGGCGCGCGCTCGAACGCAGCTGGGGTTCGCTGTCGATTTGCCATTGACCGCAATTTTACCCGGTTCGCGGATGAGTGAAATCAATCAAATGACAACGCCTTATTTACTTGCTGCGGCGCAAGTGTCGCATACTTGTCCGAGGATGCATTTTGTGATTCCGGTTGTCCATCAAACCGCAATGGCTGCGATTCAACAGGCGATAGAAATATTGTTAAAAACTGAAGAAATAAGCGCAGAATTTGTCGCCAAATTGCATTTGTTAGATGGGCAAGCACAATTAGCATTAGAAGCGTGCGATCAAGCGTTGGTGACTTCTGGCACCGCCACCTTAGAATGTGCTTTGATGCGCCGCCCATTGATTTTGGCGATTAAGGTACATCCACTGTCTTATTGGATTATGTCTAAATTGGCCACAACTCAATGGATTGGTTTGCCCAACATTTTGGCCAACCGCAGCATCGTTCCTGAGCTTATCCAAGCGCAAGCGACTGCTCCTAAAATAGCCCAGTCGTTGTTGGCGTTAATAGATTCTGTGCCCCTTCGTCAACAGCAATGCTCAGCTTTTGAAATTCAATATCAACAACTAAAGCAGCCAAGTGCAGACTTAGCCGTAGAGGCGCTGCGTAAATGGAGTCGGTTGGACGCCGTACGATGA
- the rseP gene encoding RIP metalloprotease RseP produces MDFIWSFIGFVIVIGILVSIHEWGHFQVARWFDIKVLEFSIGFGKTLWQRQRGETLYKVCAIPLGGFVRFVDEREGNVSAEDLPRAFNRQSVYKRIAVVAAGPLINLIFAWLVFIVIFLLGISSLKPIIQDVPANTPLAQVLSTATLQENAKGETLQWELVSFNNQPIQAWNEVNQRLMRLLVDQQSQVDLELKELTSGTILSVKDLSIRGLDLNKPDENWLTALGFHPAAPKVPAFVGHIAADSPAAHSNLQLGDQITQLNMMPIANWSQFVNAVQQLPGQTVQLGYQRNGAVFSEIITLDSLVQEGQTIGRIGLGLQVNRDTMAPFSNLIQYDFSEAILKGWQRMEDLTYMSLQMLKKMLFGEVSLQHLSGPLTIAQMSGQAVQTGLISFLGLLGLLSLSIGILNLLPIPVLDGGHLLYYLVEIIKGSPVSERIMLYGQSIGLFLIISLTLLAVFNDILRISNG; encoded by the coding sequence ATGGATTTTATCTGGTCTTTTATTGGCTTTGTCATTGTTATTGGGATTTTGGTGAGTATCCATGAATGGGGCCATTTCCAAGTTGCTCGTTGGTTTGATATCAAGGTATTAGAATTTTCAATTGGGTTTGGCAAAACCCTTTGGCAAAGACAGCGCGGTGAAACCCTTTACAAAGTTTGTGCTATTCCGCTTGGCGGCTTTGTTCGCTTTGTGGATGAGCGTGAGGGTAATGTGAGTGCCGAAGATTTACCAAGGGCCTTTAACCGTCAAAGTGTTTACAAGCGTATCGCAGTGGTTGCCGCAGGGCCGCTCATTAATCTGATTTTTGCTTGGTTGGTCTTTATCGTGATTTTTTTACTGGGGATATCCAGTTTGAAACCGATTATTCAAGATGTGCCAGCCAATACCCCGTTGGCGCAAGTCTTGAGTACCGCGACACTGCAAGAGAATGCCAAAGGTGAGACGCTTCAATGGGAATTAGTCAGCTTCAATAACCAGCCGATTCAGGCGTGGAACGAAGTGAACCAGCGTTTAATGCGCTTATTGGTTGACCAGCAGAGCCAAGTTGATTTGGAGTTGAAAGAGTTGACTAGCGGCACCATTTTATCGGTTAAAGATCTCTCAATCCGCGGGTTGGATTTAAACAAGCCGGATGAGAATTGGTTAACTGCATTAGGATTTCATCCCGCAGCTCCGAAAGTTCCGGCATTCGTAGGTCATATTGCTGCAGATTCGCCGGCTGCACACAGTAATCTGCAGCTCGGTGATCAGATTACACAATTAAACATGATGCCAATTGCTAATTGGTCACAGTTTGTCAATGCCGTCCAGCAACTACCAGGACAGACAGTGCAACTGGGTTATCAACGCAACGGTGCGGTTTTTTCTGAAATAATCACCTTAGATTCTTTAGTTCAAGAAGGGCAAACAATTGGTCGTATCGGTCTAGGTTTACAAGTAAATCGCGATACTATGGCGCCGTTTAGTAATTTGATTCAGTATGATTTTAGCGAAGCCATTTTAAAAGGTTGGCAGCGCATGGAAGATTTGACCTATATGAGCTTGCAAATGCTCAAGAAAATGTTGTTTGGTGAAGTGAGTTTACAGCATCTTTCTGGCCCCTTAACCATCGCTCAAATGTCTGGACAAGCGGTACAAACCGGCTTAATCAGTTTTCTAGGTCTATTGGGCTTGTTAAGTTTAAGTATTGGCATTCTTAATTTACTGCCAATCCCTGTTTTAGATGGCGGGCATTTGCTATATTACCTCGTCGAAATTATCAAAGGTTCGCCGGTTAGCGAGCGTATAATGCTGTATGGTCAATCAATCGGACTCTTCTTAATTATTAGTCTGACCCTGCTGGCCGTTTTCAATGACATTTTAAGAATATCCAATGGTTAA
- the lpxD gene encoding UDP-3-O-(3-hydroxymyristoyl)glucosamine N-acyltransferase: MRIDSLLEVLDQHQVKYHFNGDATKEIHSVASLDNASAESLSFLNSPKFVTALSSTQAGLVILSEKFVADCPQAFIAVQDPYYVYSLLAQVLYPVTPPFLGVADNATVSLTAKVADNICVEANCVLQDNVVVGEYSWLAPGCVLYPDVQIGKHCRIGANVVIHKECRIGDYVQIESGTVIGGDGFGWAPQDGKWSKIPQIGRVIIGNHVAIGNNCTIDRGAIEDTIIEDHCIIDNLVHIAHNVLIGEGSAIAGQVGFAGTTQLGKYNIVAGQVGFAGHLSTVDHCHFAAKSGVTHNINQPGSYSGFPTQETSKWQKQIVRQRTLDKLARQVAALQKQIAEIE, translated from the coding sequence GTGCGCATAGACTCTCTGCTCGAGGTATTGGACCAACACCAAGTCAAATACCACTTTAATGGTGATGCAACTAAGGAAATTCACAGTGTTGCATCCCTTGATAACGCAAGTGCTGAAAGTCTGAGTTTTTTAAACTCACCAAAGTTTGTTACTGCTCTGAGCAGTACCCAAGCCGGTCTCGTCATTCTGTCTGAAAAATTTGTTGCTGATTGTCCGCAAGCATTTATTGCAGTTCAAGACCCTTATTACGTTTATTCTCTGTTGGCGCAAGTTCTCTATCCGGTTACTCCGCCATTCTTAGGTGTTGCAGACAATGCGACCGTTTCTTTGACGGCTAAAGTAGCCGACAATATCTGTGTTGAAGCCAATTGTGTGTTACAGGACAATGTTGTTGTTGGTGAGTATTCTTGGCTGGCTCCCGGTTGCGTCTTGTATCCTGACGTGCAAATTGGTAAACATTGCCGAATTGGCGCCAATGTGGTTATTCATAAAGAGTGCCGGATTGGGGATTATGTGCAGATTGAATCCGGAACCGTCATCGGTGGTGACGGTTTTGGTTGGGCTCCGCAAGATGGAAAATGGTCTAAAATCCCTCAAATCGGGCGCGTCATTATTGGTAATCATGTTGCCATTGGTAATAATTGCACTATTGATCGTGGAGCCATCGAGGACACGATTATTGAAGACCATTGTATTATCGATAATCTAGTTCATATCGCACACAATGTCTTAATTGGAGAGGGTTCGGCGATTGCTGGTCAAGTTGGTTTTGCCGGTACCACTCAGTTAGGTAAATACAATATTGTGGCAGGGCAAGTTGGTTTTGCCGGGCATTTAAGCACGGTCGACCATTGTCATTTTGCCGCCAAATCCGGCGTGACTCATAACATTAATCAGCCCGGCTCCTATTCCGGTTTTCCGACACAAGAAACCAGTAAATGGCAAAAGCAGATTGTTCGTCAAAGAACGCTCGACAAACTTGCCCGCCAAGTGGCAGCCCTACAAAAGCAAATTGCCGAAATAGAATAA
- the fabZ gene encoding 3-hydroxyacyl-ACP dehydratase FabZ, with protein MMEVKDIFEYLPHRYPFLLVDRVTEFTANESLKGYKNVTFNEPQFTGHFPNNPIMPGVMIIEAMAQCTGILAFRSQEGKPDGSSMYYLAAVDNARFRKPAVPGDRLDFEVKALGHKRGIWKFECTTMVDGKIIASADLMCAERKV; from the coding sequence ATGATGGAAGTGAAAGACATTTTTGAATATTTACCGCATCGCTACCCGTTTTTGTTAGTCGATCGAGTCACGGAATTCACAGCAAACGAAAGTCTAAAGGGCTATAAAAACGTTACCTTTAACGAACCTCAATTTACGGGGCATTTCCCGAACAATCCAATTATGCCGGGTGTGATGATTATTGAAGCGATGGCGCAATGCACTGGAATTTTGGCGTTCCGCAGTCAAGAAGGTAAACCTGACGGTTCATCAATGTATTATTTAGCCGCGGTTGATAATGCGCGTTTCCGTAAGCCGGCTGTCCCCGGCGATCGCTTGGATTTTGAAGTCAAAGCACTAGGTCATAAACGCGGGATCTGGAAATTTGAATGTACCACCATGGTCGATGGAAAAATCATCGCATCGGCGGATTTAATGTGTGCAGAACGTAAGGTTTAA
- a CDS encoding YjfB family protein: protein MDISGISAGGAVSAALAQKEAGTEAQVQVTMLKKALDTQTEGALALLDALPQASNTQGLPANLGQNINTKA from the coding sequence ATGGATATTTCAGGAATCAGCGCCGGTGGTGCAGTGTCTGCAGCACTAGCGCAAAAAGAAGCGGGAACAGAGGCACAGGTTCAAGTGACGATGTTAAAAAAAGCTTTGGATACGCAAACCGAAGGTGCTTTAGCATTACTTGACGCTTTACCACAAGCCTCAAATACACAAGGTTTGCCAGCCAATCTTGGGCAAAACATTAACACTAAAGCCTAA